The DNA segment CATCGCCCAGCAGCTCAGAACCGGCAAAACATACTGGACCAACGATCTGGCCGCCTTTACCTCGCAGCTTCCCAATGACGGCAGTCTGGCGGTCAATTCCATGACCATCCGCAATCTGGACGCAGGCAACCTGATCACGTTGCAACAGGGCGGCATCTACATGGGCAAGGCGGTGACGCGCGAGATCGATCTGAGTGGCACGGCCACCAGCCAGCAGGCCGTGGTGAATTTCCTGAAACTCTACGAGGACAACCCCAATTTCGGCGTGAACTTCAAGTCCCTGCAAAGTGACGCGCAGGGCGGCGCAGCCCTGATCGGCGCAGGCCAGAACGGTGCGGTGGGCGCAAAGAAACGCTACACCTTCACCGCCAGCGTCGGGATCGTGGGCGGGCCACCTGTGGGCACCGAGACGCCAGCGGTGCAGGCTGCTCCGGGCGCAGCCCCAGCCCCACCGGCAGCCACGCCAGCACAAGGAGCGGGCAGTGTTAACTAAACTCTCTCCCAGAAACCTGTTTCTGATCGTCATGGCCGTGTGCCTGCTGGTGCTGGCGCTGTGGTTCGTGCTGCGCTTTCAGCCCCGGCAGCAGCAGATCACGGACCTGCAAAGTCAGATCGAGCCACTCCAGGCCCGCGTGGCCACCATGCGTTCGGCCTCGCAGGGCCTGCCCGCACTGCGTGAACGCGTCGCCAAACTGCGGATCGACCAGCAGGAGTTCGTGACTGCCCTGCCTGAGGCCGCCAACTTCGGCGCGGTCCTCGATGAACTGCGCCGCACCACGGCGGCCAGCGGGGCCACCCTGAACACCTTCGCGGTGCAGGGCAGCGGCGCGGCAGCCGGACTTCCCGGCGGCGTGCGGCCCATCGGCCTCAGCGTGGGCGTGTCCGGCAAATTTGCCCAGATGTTCGAGACCCTGCGCGCCCTGGAAACGGCTGGCCGCTTTACCACCGTCAACAACGTGGCGCTGCAACTGCCCGCCGCGACCAGCTTCGATCCCGAATTGCAGGGCACCCTGGGCCTGACCGTCTACACCTTCGCCCCGGCCCAGGCCAGCGCCCAGGCCGCAGGCGGAACCACACAGGCACCGGAAGCGGCCCCCAGCGCCCCCACCAGCGCCCCAGGAGGAACCCAGTGACCCGCGCGCCCATCAAACTCTCCCGCGAGATGAAATTGCTGCTGCTGCTGCTCCTGATGGTGGCATTGATCGGCGCGTGGTACGTCTGGACCAACAGCCGCACGTTGGTTGCCCCCTCCTCTCCCACCGGAACGACAGGCACTGGGACGGACCCCCAGGCCCTGCCCAGCACGGGCGCAGATCCGGCCACCGGCACCGCAGCGGGCACGGCTCCCGGCGACACGGCCCCCGGCAACGACGGCGTGGCTGCCACGGGTGAAGGGACAGCCAGCGATCCTTCCAGTGATCCAGCCAGCGCCACAGGCAACACTCCAGCCAACGGCGCGGCGACGTCCAGCCAGCCCGGCAGCCAGCCCGGAACCCCTACGGCGAACGCTGGGCAGCCCAGCACCAGCCCCAACACTGGCGCGGCCCCCGATGGCACGGGTCTGGGCAATGGCGCGGATACGGTGCCCCTGATCCCGTCCAGCGGCGCGTCCGGGCAGAACGGCACAGGTACAGGCAACGTGGGCGCAGGCAACCCCGGCGCCCTGGCCGTGCAGCCCAACCGGCCCGTGGAGATCGAGGTCATTCCGCCCTTCCCCACCCCCGAGGTGCCCAGCGCGCCCGACGGCACGGCGACCCCCGGCGGCATCAACCCCCAGGCCAGCATCGCCAGCGTGCCCCGCAACAACCCCTTCCGGCCCCTGTCGGTGGACCCCAGCACCCAGGCCGGCGCCCAGAACGCCGCTGCTCCGGTAGCCGCCTCGGGTCTGGCAGGCAGCGGCAGACCCTCCAATCCACAGGCCAGCACTTCGGGCGGCAGCGTGCAGACCACGCCGATCACGCCCAGCACCAACGCCGGACCGCTGGCGATCAGCCCGATCCCCGGCGCGGGCGGCAGCACGGGCGTCACGTCCGGCAGCACCAGCGGCCTGCCCAGCATTCCCGGTGGGGACGGCAGCACAGGACTGGGCAACCCCAGCGCGGGTCTGAACGTCCCCGGCAGCGGCGTCACCTCCAGCAGCGCCATTCCTGGCGGCTCCGGCAACACGGGCGCAGGCGGCACCGTCTCCGGCAACGCTCCTGGCCGCACCATCTCCGGCAACAGCGGCGACTCCGGCGTGACCGTGATCGGCGGCAGCACGGGCGCAACCAGCGGTTCGGGCACGGCGGCCTCCAAAAACCCGAACGCCGCAGGCACTCCGGGCCAGACCGCTGGACAGGCCAGTGGCCAGACCAGTTCGCAGGGCGCAGTGGTCATCACCGCCCCCAAACCGCCCAAGCCCATCGTGCCGCCCATCACCGGGATGAACGTGCCAAACGTGACCCGCGTGCCCGTCACCCCGTCCAGACCCGCCCAGGGGGCAGCTACGGCCACCACTGGTGCTGGCCGCCCAGGGTCCACCGGCAGCGCGTCCGGCACCCCTGCTCCCGGCAACAGCCCACAGGTCATCACCTCGCTGGGCCAGAGCGTAGCCGAGGGAGACGCGACGGACGCGGCCTCCAGTGCCAGCAAGCTCGATCTGTTCGTGCAAAAGCAGCAACTGGCCTTTAACGCCGCCGTTCTCGGTCCCATCAACACCGCCATCTTCCGGGGCCAGGACGGTTACGTGGTCGTCGCCGTGGGCCAGACCCTCCCCAACTCTCAGGTCACAGTCAAGGAAGTGAGCGCCACCAGCGCTGTCCTGAGCCTGGGCAAAGAACTCAAAACTCTCGAACTGGACCAAAGGTGAGCCAAGCCATGATGAACCGTTACGCCCTCCTGCTGACCGCCGCGCTCGGCATGGCCGCCGCGCAGACCACCCCCAACCAGGCTGTTCCCGCCGCCGCTCCCAAGATCAGCGCCGCGCAGTCTGCCGTGGCCGACCCCCAGCTTTCCGGCGCAAAGGTGACCTTCGAGGTCCGCCGCGCGGGCAGCGATCTGGCCTCCATGCTGATTGCCCTGGCGATGAGCGCGGGCTACGAGATCATCATTGAACCCTCCGTGGACGGCGTGTTGCAGGCCAACAGCGTCTCGGCCCCCACCGCAGCCACCGCTTCCGCTGGCGCAGCGCCCGCCGCAGCCAGCAGCGTCGTGTCGTACTCGTTCAAGGACAAGCCCTTCAACGAGGTCTGGCCGCTGGTGCTGGATATTTACGGCCTCAGCTACGAGTCGCTGGGGATCGGCGGCAAAACTGTGCTGCGCGTGGGCATCAAGCCCATCCAGAAGATCGTCAGGCTGCCCGCTGGCCTGAGTGCCGCCGACACCGAGCGGCAGCTCAAGCTGTCCTTCGGCAGCCTGCGCAAGATCACCAGCAGCCAGACCAACGCCGCGCCCGCCGCAGGTGTGGCCGGAGCACAGGCCAGCAACACCACCACCGAGGCCAGCCAGGAGGAAATCATCCTGGATTCGCCCACCATGCGGATCGTGGCCGAGCCGGTTTCCAACAGCGTGATCATCCGGGGCACCAATCAGGAAGTCGCGCAGGTTGAAAGGCTGCTGAACCAGATCATTGCCGCGCAGGCGTCGGCCCCGGCCATCGTCAAGCCCACCCCCATTGCAAACGTCCAGCGCGTCTACAGTGTCAATGGCCGTCAGGAAGACGTGGTGGCACTGCTAGGCAAGCAGTATCCGGCTCTGAACGTCTCGCCCGTGGGCACCACCGGACAGATCGTGGTCAGCGGCCCAGAAGATCAGCTCGGGGAGGCACTCAAGCTGCTGGCCCAGGTGGACCGCCCCGTGAGCGCCGCGCCGGACCCCAAACTGGGCACCCAGGTCTACGCGGCCAGGGGCAAATCCGACGACGTGACCAAGTTCCTGGCGGCGCAGTATCCGGGCCTGAAGGTCACGCCCATCGGCACCACCGAGCGGCTGGTCATCAGCGGCCCGCAGGAACAGCTCAGCGCCGCGCTGGCCCTGCTGGGACAGGTGGATATGG comes from the Deinococcus sp. AJ005 genome and includes:
- a CDS encoding fimbrial assembly protein, which codes for MAVVEINLLPAQYRRQSAPSAWRYATYALPIALVAAILIPEVVTSTRVGDLNRELDALNGDVAALAPAKQEFDTLTAEARTLEQVTSIAQQLRTGKTYWTNDLAAFTSQLPNDGSLAVNSMTIRNLDAGNLITLQQGGIYMGKAVTREIDLSGTATSQQAVVNFLKLYEDNPNFGVNFKSLQSDAQGGAALIGAGQNGAVGAKKRYTFTASVGIVGGPPVGTETPAVQAAPGAAPAPPAATPAQGAGSVN
- a CDS encoding type 4a pilus biogenesis protein PilO, with the protein product MLTKLSPRNLFLIVMAVCLLVLALWFVLRFQPRQQQITDLQSQIEPLQARVATMRSASQGLPALRERVAKLRIDQQEFVTALPEAANFGAVLDELRRTTAASGATLNTFAVQGSGAAAGLPGGVRPIGLSVGVSGKFAQMFETLRALETAGRFTTVNNVALQLPAATSFDPELQGTLGLTVYTFAPAQASAQAAGGTTQAPEAAPSAPTSAPGGTQ
- a CDS encoding secretin N-terminal domain-containing protein yields the protein MSQAMMNRYALLLTAALGMAAAQTTPNQAVPAAAPKISAAQSAVADPQLSGAKVTFEVRRAGSDLASMLIALAMSAGYEIIIEPSVDGVLQANSVSAPTAATASAGAAPAAASSVVSYSFKDKPFNEVWPLVLDIYGLSYESLGIGGKTVLRVGIKPIQKIVRLPAGLSAADTERQLKLSFGSLRKITSSQTNAAPAAGVAGAQASNTTTEASQEEIILDSPTMRIVAEPVSNSVIIRGTNQEVAQVERLLNQIIAAQASAPAIVKPTPIANVQRVYSVNGRQEDVVALLGKQYPALNVSPVGTTGQIVVSGPEDQLGEALKLLAQVDRPVSAAPDPKLGTQVYAARGKSDDVTKFLAAQYPGLKVTPIGTTERLVISGPQEQLSAALALLGQVDMAAPVAASTVQRVFTLINASAEDVKATLEGTLARDVTPNILTPNSTLINPITGQPYTNGPLANAPLQPQTTGTAAADGAATSAAQPATIIADKRTNSVIVRGTSDQVEQVAQLIPQLDQKVPQINVQVRIQEITETAARSLGMDWKIGFGGFQVSAGSGGLGAAFNPTQSLMGFNLGATLNTLQNQGLSKSVYDGAITMQSGQRSLGSEGQTQNASGTAAASVKSGGRLELNIPSAAANVPGIQKQIDYGVNLDFYNPQVAPDGSITMRVRGQVNDLTTVITAATVPNLLQFTNSEAQTTLTFKSGETLLLSGLLKTKETRNNDGVPFLSSIPVIGGLFGKESTRKEQTQLLVVITGNIVK